The Saccharomyces eubayanus strain FM1318 chromosome I, whole genome shotgun sequence sequence TATTAACAGTGACCAAGGAGTTTGGGCACCCACCCAAAGAGTTCACGATAAATTACATTCATTTAAGGACCGCCGCTTCTTACGTTTGTTGATTCCAGATTTGACTAGTGGATAACTCTCGGGGAAGATCAGGATGAAATCGTTAACTTGAGGTAGAAATTTGGGACGTTACTCAAAATCAACTATGGCGTAGATTTGTTAAAAAGTTGAATCCCGAAACCTGATGAAACTAACGAATGAAGGCAAAGGCGGTATAGAATGCCCAGAATTCGGCAAGGGTTGGACCCATAAACCGCTGAAACGACAACTAAAGAATGGTACGCTACCACGAAAAAAATCGTCGCCGGTGTATAGTGTGTCATTTCGTATAATAAATAAGCTGAACACAAGCTGAACATAAGAATAATATCTCCTGAGACTGAAGACTCCCTAAGTTCATCAGAGCCACCTTGTACTAATGCAAGAATCACGAGTAGCACGAATAGAACCACAATTGGCTTAAAGCGGACCATTCAGTATATTGGATGAGGAATTCAGAACTGAATGTAACTTCAGGAAAAGGAATATATTCTGAAATTGAAGGTGCGTTCGGTTCATCAGGGATATCTCTGTTCAATGTGTCTAATTTGACGTCGTCATTGATACCGTCGTCACGAGGCTCCATGTGCAATTATAAGCAGCCGACTACTGtgatataaaatatatatctatagCTAGAAGTGTCACAATACCAACAATAGTGAACCCTTTTacgttttcattttcgagTCTGTTTTTTAGGAGCCATTGTTTTCTGCGAAGCTGCGTATAAACTAGAGAGCATACGCTGTCGATCGCCGTCCACGCATATAAATACCAGCACTTGAAGTACAAAACCTCGTAAAGTCAATGAAACTGCGTAGGTTCATCTATGTGTTAGGACGTAAACCTTAGAACGAGAATTCGAGGAGAAGTAAGCGTATTCATAAGTGTATATCACTCCTCTCATTAGTTTTTAAattgcccttttttttctacatTAGTATTTTCTGGGATATACTAGGAtattaaataaagaaaacggTTCAAGTTTTAAGGTATATCGGTATTTGGATATTGGCTGCTCCAATACTTTCCTTGGGCCTCTTTTTCCACTTCTACAGCTTTAAGATAGTACGCTTCGAAAATTGGGTCAGGACTGAAAATATGAGACCTAGCTGCATCATCCGGAGCATCTGCTGCTGGTACCTCTGGCTGTGTATTTTCGGCATCACTTGTTGATGAGTCTGAAGGAGTACCGGAAATCCTTCCTTTAATGAGGGttctaaaaaaatcataGCACGTCATTTCACTGTAAAAATAGTACGGAGTAGTCCATAAACCATTACAAAACAAGTACTGATTCATATTGTATGTGATAGTTCTCCATTCCCTTCCCTTTACCGCTGGTTTGTATGTAATTACCTCcatcaaaagttttattttgaagCTTTCATCAGAGATCGGCTGATTAAATGCAATCAGCGCAAACAAACACATGAAATAAGGAACAACCACTAAGACAATAAGATTGTAAAAGACATTATTATGGCAATACACGACAGATAAAATGGAAATCGCGAGCACTAGAAATAACCACACGAAAGGTTTAAAGTGTGCCATTTCGTGAAATAGATGGGGGAATTTTGAGGTAAATATGTTGTTAGGAAGAGTGATATAGTCCGCGATCAAAGATGCATTGGGCTCATCCGAGATGCCTTCGTTCATTGTACACAACTTAACATCGTTGTTGACATCATCACTCTTGAAATGCGACTGCATATGCAATCCGTGctccatttcttttctatgGTTACAGCACACAACTGACCCAAAACAGTTTCTTACTTTCGTATAAACTGCTTTTGACCTTATATCATCAACAATTTCGAACCTTTTTAAATGTTTTATTCATTAtagaaatattttttttggcaacATTTGCCTTCTGCAAAGCCCCGAAGAAACGACGcacaacaaaaaatgtGACAAAAAATAGTAGATCTAGAAGAAGgtttattcatttttgcaTGATCGTTTCcaagaactgaaaaagtaTCGCACCGCACCGAACCCTAGGATATTTAAGTAGCAACCTGCAACGGTAACGAATCGTATCTAAGCAAAAAACCAGGGGCTTTGGTTAAAGGGACGCTAATACACGGTGGCCTTTAACATGATAGTGGACCTCTCTCCATCGTCCACTACCAGCCATTGTAAACTTTCTGAGATACTTTTTACGCGAGCTGAAACGAAGCAAGTgcccaaaaagaaagatcaaGTCAACTTAAGGCCTTGATGTCCTTTGTTTAGACCCAATGATACTAACGACAGCATACTGTCACATGATGAAGGACACTGACCTAGAAGACAATACAAAACGCGTATCCAGGGCGTATCCGGGGCGTTATACGCTAGAAACCAGAACTTCATGTCCTTTAGTGCGTACATAAATCTGGTGCTGATTGGCCGACGCACgtcttcgttttcattctttatTTGACACAATTTTTCATAGGAGGACAGGAAATAATGAGACTCAATATAGAAGATGTTAACGAAAAACATgatctatatatatcaacCACGTTTACCAATCGGAATAAACACCTTAATTGACAACTGTTGCTTTGTAAAAAAGGCTTCTCTTAATGCCACGACTGAATAATCATAATGACTCTCAGTCATCATAGTTGAATCACAAGCCGATTACCTAAAGCGGTAATGATTCATCTATACCTGTAGCAAAGAAACACTTACTCGTGAAAGTAGTTTACCATAGCCACATTTGTAAAACTACGGTTAGAATAGATACATCAGATAAAAAGTAGTAACCAGTATTCTAGATCCTAAGTTCCTCTAACGATTCAACGTTTCGACAAGTCCCCGTTGGTGGCACCGCTTTGAGATTTTTCCTTAATAAGGTAGCAATAGGATACTAAGTCGAAACTCCTTTAGTCCTTATCCAGTCAACAGTGGAGCACTCATTTCACCCGGAATTTAAATATAAATCGACTATACGTTTTAATTATCCCTTGTGTAAAGGCTGTCAATGATGCCCCACTGCAAGTGCCGTGACTTGTATTTTCGGTTCAGCATTGTTATTAACTACAAATCGCCTCCATTGCATCTGCCCGGATCTATATTCTCTTTATGATTTGAATCtctcatctcatctttttctttcttttcgatAAAAGTAGTTCTTTCACGCCGCTCTCTTCACAACTCGATTCGCATCAAGACTATACGTCACTCGAAGGGACCATAGCCCTATCAATGCGCATGATGTCTGTCTTACAAAGCCACGTAGACCAAATGCACCCTATCGTGACCAGCCCGATGTACATTCATTGGCGAGACCTTCATACGCCTTGATGTGCGCCTCACCTACCCTAGCATCGCCTATACCCTGAGTAACCCGAGAAACCATACCGATGCAGAACTTCTGTATAAAACAACATTGACCGCTATTCGTATACGATCACACGATCATCATCTGCCCTTCCACACACTCCAGTGGGCCATTTTACTCACATGAATGTCTCTGTATGCGATCCATAATCTAGTGTCGTCACGCTTTTCATATTCAGTATACGGATGGCACTTCTTGAAATGATGTATGCCTTTCTCCGCTAAACCATTTAACGTAGTTACTGTATCAGAATGTCCGATTATGTCAGTTTTGACCTTGCGGCTGAGCTGTGCCTAattaaaagtaaaaatatacatcATGTACAGTACCTTGCTCGTGCAGTCGTAAACAATCAATCTGCCGGACGTTATGATGTAGTGCTGAAGATCCTACGAGGGCCATCAATCGTTCATAGTGTTGGAATAAGTGACTAAGGATGTACACCTATTCGTATAACTTGGAGTAGGTAACGACAGACATTCTTCAACACGATACTAATCATGTTGGGTTAAGCGAATGCAAACATCCATAAGATACTACTAATTATATTGGAGTAGGTAAATTCTAACTATAGATAAAGATATATTAATTGACCAGAAATTAGCATATAATAAGATGTGTTATACTCGATAACTTACCGTCAACGTTCCCAACTATGTCTGAACCAATGGGTCtcatataaccaatcagcgtgtgttttatatacctttgctataaaataagaaaactgCTTATTTTAATTATTACTTTTTACTGAactaactaattatcaacacaTAGTTGCATTACACGCTTCACAGAGGTGTTTTACATCGGTACTAAAACACGGGGTTTGCTAGAAAGCAATGACGAGTAACGCTTGCCTCCTATTGCCAATCCCGGTTCATTGATCCAACCAGTCGCTACCCCATATATACACTGCTACACAGGTCCCAGCGAAAGTTGCGATTGGCAAAGCAGCACCGGCTTTCATACAACTGGCTAAGTCGTTTTGAGACGGTGCATCCCGGGTGAGATGAACTGCGTTTGTTAGAGTGCTTCCACACGCATTAATATAGATAGCATGACCAGCTGTGAGGATGGCAActaaaataataataacactTGCAACAGTAACGCGAACCCATGATAGCCCACTTAACCAATTTGTCCACCCTCCAACGATCCGCCTGATTGTAATATGTCTAGTGAATTTTATTGGTCTCGAAAAGATTAAAAGTGAGCACGCTGCAATACCGAATGTGACCAATATTAAGCAAGCATCTGTCGACACTTCAGCGGCCTGCCTGATAGCGATAGGTCGAAGGATTCCTATGGCCCTTAAAAAGACTAAAAGTGAGCAGACCGCGGCACCTGATAGGATCAGTATTAAACAGGCATTGATGACCTCTTGGCGATAATTGACCTTCTGTATCACATTTACGTCTGTTGTTCTCGCTCTGAAGCCGGTGAGCGTTATTTTCATTCTAACGTAGGGTCTTGATCCTATCTACGAATGAATTTGGGCTCAGTTATCACTTTGCATCAACGATGTTGATCTtcaatcttcttcactCTCCTATTGGCCATATATAACCGGAAAGAGCCTTGTGGACAtgaaaaaactacaaactGCGGTACGGGAAGTCGAACCCAGGCCTTGACTATGAAAGCGTGATGTGAAAGCACTCTACTGGATAACCGTGAAATTTACCGA is a genomic window containing:
- a CDS encoding DUP/COS family protein translates to MEHGLHMQSHFKSDDVNNDVKLCTMNEGISDEPNASLIADYITLPNNIFTSKFPHLFHEMAHFKPFVWLFLVLAISILSVVYCHNNVFYNLIVLVVVPYFMCLFALIAFNQPISDESFKIKLLMEVITYKPAVKGREWRTITYNMNQYLFCNGLWTTPYYFYSEMTCYDFFRTLIKGRISGTPSDSSTSDAENTQPEVPAADAPDDAARSHIFSPDPIFEAYYLKAVEVEKEAQGKYWSSQYPNTDIP